In the genome of Paenibacillus pabuli, one region contains:
- a CDS encoding Crp/Fnr family transcriptional regulator, with translation MAAQYPERFEVKYEMICTHETQGPCFLKVPLFQHLGPEESLMLTSLLHARKYDKGEYVVQEGEHSDTLYIVHQGCVKLSRYAQNGKEHIIRFLFPGDFFGQAALLHQKPHDANAEVLESSALCSIHKNHFDLMLERYPKLAYHFLLAISDLLGATDEWNSAISSMNTEQKIAKLLLYFHTRNYAPNEIRLPVYKKDMALLLGITPETLSRKLAAMQNQGLLQVTGNCILILQLEQIKESCGCGASVPTWASP, from the coding sequence ATGGCAGCGCAATATCCTGAACGATTCGAGGTGAAATATGAAATGATCTGTACACATGAAACTCAAGGCCCCTGTTTTTTGAAAGTGCCTCTATTCCAACATCTTGGACCTGAAGAATCTCTAATGTTGACCTCACTCCTGCACGCCCGCAAGTATGATAAAGGAGAATATGTCGTTCAGGAGGGTGAACACTCGGATACGCTGTACATTGTTCATCAGGGGTGTGTAAAGTTATCAAGATACGCTCAAAATGGCAAGGAGCACATCATCCGTTTCCTGTTTCCAGGTGATTTCTTTGGACAAGCTGCCCTGTTACACCAGAAGCCCCATGATGCAAACGCCGAGGTTTTGGAGTCTTCTGCCCTCTGCTCAATTCACAAAAACCACTTTGATCTTATGCTTGAACGATATCCTAAGCTTGCGTATCATTTCCTGCTTGCCATTTCTGACCTTCTCGGTGCGACAGATGAATGGAATAGCGCGATCAGTTCCATGAACACAGAACAAAAGATAGCAAAGTTACTCTTGTATTTTCATACTCGAAATTATGCACCAAATGAGATTCGATTGCCTGTTTACAAAAAAGACATGGCCCTTCTACTCGGGATCACACCCGAAACGCTTAGCCGCAAACTGGCAGCCATGCAGAATCAGGGGCTGCTTCAGGTTACAGGAAACTGCATTCTTATTCTTCAACTGGAACAAATTAAAGAATCCTGCGGCTGTGGGGCCTCGGTTCCGACGTGGGCAAGTCCGTAG
- a CDS encoding metal-sulfur cluster assembly factor, translating into MEQTTPLLECLKEVYDPELGVNIVDLGLVYEVREEPERVYVRMTLTTPGCPLHDTIVGAVRWVLQENTNKTDIEVQVVWEPHWTPELMSSEAKEMLGYF; encoded by the coding sequence ATGGAACAAACCACACCATTGCTGGAATGTCTAAAGGAAGTCTATGACCCTGAACTAGGTGTTAATATCGTTGACCTGGGGCTTGTGTATGAAGTGCGGGAAGAACCGGAGCGGGTATACGTTCGGATGACGTTGACTACACCCGGCTGCCCTCTACATGACACCATTGTAGGAGCTGTGAGATGGGTATTGCAGGAGAACACAAATAAGACCGATATTGAAGTTCAAGTCGTGTGGGAGCCTCACTGGACTCCCGAACTCATGTCCAGTGAAGCCAAGGAAATGCTGGGATACTTTTGA
- a CDS encoding cupin domain-containing protein gives MMNITSLPAVKGFSADRFTKRILFQQGGGVTFVLHFLPGQQLPVHKHPGSDVILLVVEGTGTIILDRKEQEVKQEDVICCSGETEFAFHNSGDREVRLFVVLNHVPDASYAQDV, from the coding sequence ATGATGAATATTACGTCTTTACCAGCGGTAAAGGGGTTTAGCGCAGACCGTTTTACGAAACGTATTTTATTTCAGCAGGGAGGCGGGGTCACATTTGTGCTTCATTTTCTGCCAGGACAACAACTGCCGGTTCACAAACATCCAGGGTCTGACGTTATCTTGCTGGTGGTTGAAGGTACTGGAACCATTATTCTGGACAGGAAGGAGCAGGAAGTGAAACAGGAGGATGTGATCTGCTGCAGCGGCGAGACTGAGTTTGCTTTCCATAATAGTGGAGATCGTGAAGTGCGTTTGTTTGTGGTGCTGAATCACGTGCCGGATGCCTCGTACGCTCAGGATGTGTAA
- a CDS encoding multicopper oxidase domain-containing protein, with amino-acid sequence MFSLLNNVSKWSLVLVVFTSVLSHCSSSETIKPAQHSEVSSIGVSQPSLPPVDPIIRREGTTVYIEMTAQVTDIEISQDVMYNAWTFNGTAPGPVLRVTEGDTLIFTLKNKDSSLPHSMDFHAVHASPSSKFIDVMPGEEGTFTYATSSPGVFMYHCGTKPVLAHIANGMYGMIIVEPQAGYPSDDLIDRQYTLVQSEWYKEHSYDAFLNEEPDFVVFNGNDYGLTRNPLLAKVGDTVRLYVSNAGPNEVSSFHIVGTIMDRVYTDGNPRNIQYGLQTVMLPASGWAVVEFTVAEEGDYPLVTHQFNHVSKGASAILRVTKDGKDHGDQAMSH; translated from the coding sequence ATGTTTTCTTTGTTAAATAATGTATCCAAATGGTCTCTAGTTTTAGTTGTATTCACCTCTGTACTCTCGCATTGCAGTTCTTCCGAAACCATCAAACCTGCTCAGCACAGTGAAGTCTCCTCTATCGGGGTCAGTCAACCGAGTCTACCGCCAGTTGATCCGATTATTCGAAGGGAGGGCACCACAGTATACATTGAGATGACTGCTCAAGTGACGGATATCGAAATTTCGCAAGACGTCATGTATAACGCTTGGACGTTCAATGGTACAGCCCCCGGGCCAGTACTTCGTGTTACCGAGGGGGATACACTGATTTTCACATTAAAAAACAAAGACTCCAGCCTGCCTCATTCTATGGATTTTCATGCCGTTCATGCTTCCCCAAGCAGCAAATTCATTGATGTCATGCCAGGTGAGGAAGGTACCTTCACCTATGCAACTTCCTCACCTGGCGTCTTTATGTACCACTGCGGGACAAAACCGGTTCTCGCTCATATTGCCAACGGTATGTACGGCATGATTATTGTTGAACCCCAAGCCGGTTATCCTTCTGATGATCTGATCGATCGTCAGTATACGCTTGTTCAGAGTGAATGGTACAAGGAACATAGTTATGATGCTTTTTTGAACGAAGAACCGGATTTTGTTGTGTTCAACGGGAATGATTACGGATTAACCCGTAATCCACTGCTTGCCAAAGTTGGAGATACGGTTCGGTTATATGTAAGCAATGCCGGACCGAACGAAGTATCTTCTTTCCACATTGTTGGTACAATCATGGACCGAGTATATACTGACGGTAATCCCCGAAATATACAATACGGACTGCAGACGGTTATGCTTCCGGCGAGCGGCTGGGCTGTTGTGGAATTTACCGTAGCGGAAGAGGGCGATTACCCGCTTGTAACGCATCAGTTTAACCATGTATCCAAAGGGGCTTCTGCTATCCTTCGTGTAACCAAGGATGGCAAGGACCATGGGGATCAGGCAATGTCACACTGA
- a CDS encoding ABC transporter ATP-binding protein, with the protein MEMLQVSALNKVYQGKVQTQALSDIHLTIKQGEFVGIMGPSGSGKTTLLNMVSTIDEPSSGKVLINGMNPFDMKKKELAMFRRRELGFVFQDFNLLDTLTVAENIVLPLTLDKVKFKEMESRLGRITTQLGIDHILDKRVYEISGGQRQRTAIARAMINMPSIVLADEPTGALDSTSSQTVMESLEQINQQEKTTIMLVTHDPLAASYCHRIVFIKDGKLAAEVHRGDNRQTFFQRIIDTLSFWGGNSHELSSVRL; encoded by the coding sequence ATGGAAATGCTGCAAGTTTCGGCACTAAACAAAGTGTATCAGGGCAAAGTACAGACTCAGGCCCTTAGTGATATTCATCTGACCATCAAGCAGGGGGAATTTGTAGGGATTATGGGACCATCCGGCAGTGGGAAAACGACATTGCTCAATATGGTCTCGACCATTGATGAGCCAAGTTCAGGCAAGGTGCTGATTAATGGCATGAATCCGTTTGATATGAAAAAGAAAGAACTCGCCATGTTTCGACGCCGGGAACTCGGGTTTGTATTTCAGGATTTTAATCTGCTCGATACCTTGACCGTTGCTGAAAATATAGTTCTTCCGTTGACACTGGACAAGGTAAAGTTCAAAGAGATGGAGAGCAGACTCGGTCGGATTACCACTCAGCTTGGAATTGATCACATTCTGGATAAACGCGTTTATGAAATCTCGGGCGGACAGCGGCAGCGTACAGCCATTGCCAGAGCCATGATTAATATGCCATCGATTGTACTTGCCGATGAACCGACTGGTGCATTGGACTCCACCTCATCTCAAACGGTAATGGAATCGCTTGAACAGATCAACCAGCAAGAGAAAACAACCATTATGCTGGTCACACATGATCCGCTTGCCGCAAGTTATTGCCATCGGATTGTGTTTATCAAGGATGGCAAGCTCGCAGCCGAAGTGCATCGTGGAGATAACCGCCAGACGTTCTTTCAACGGATTATTGATACATTATCCTTCTGGGGAGGGAATTCGCATGAGCTTTCCTCAGTTCGCCTTTAA
- a CDS encoding ABC transporter permease: protein MSFPQFAFNNIRRNGRAYIAFFLSSAFMVMIFFAYAMFIYHPFVEKLPIGKTTAAGMQVASVIVYVFAIFFVMYSISAFLKSRNKEFGILTILGAEPGQIRRLVILENMFIGFLSIIAGIGGGMLLSKLFLMLTTRFIGMDDLPFYFPLKAMLITVIAFFVLFFCISLFTLVFIGNKRALELLTGSSKPKKEPKASWIFSILGLAFLATGFISLYGSLSSERILIAAVTGIAGTYFFYSQLSVLAIRLLKRNRKRVWHGTRLLWISEMSYKIKDNARMLFMVTVVIAIASMSAVVILSLDQQNRQVFKDNHFPIRYNVYSASEEPNMAPVNEVLDAAGLQYQNVYLEYFWTSTEDSGISVMSLSDFNQFNVIQNKPTYTLASHTGIFVDSRNVEKPLRQERFRAYAKGDQLTLAMNSGSVTLDIKYIENEPEFNGLLYTSALVIVSDEEFKALAGQLDKDAISGKYLYHIPSWGESVPDRQSSEVMVSDRLEGMDEIIRNNSNNKDFSGFFTTRYADFEEFRQTTALFTFLGIFIGLIFSISSASFLYFRLHTDLEADGKMVHSLSKMGLSFQEMKRSSTIQIAVLFFFPILISIVETLVVVKPFLTEFGITNYTVPVLTVFGAFLLAQTFYFFVIRSRYISSLRKMMV from the coding sequence ATGAGCTTTCCTCAGTTCGCCTTTAACAACATTCGCCGAAACGGGCGAGCGTACATCGCCTTTTTCCTAAGCAGTGCATTTATGGTCATGATATTCTTCGCGTATGCGATGTTTATCTATCATCCGTTTGTTGAGAAATTGCCGATTGGCAAGACTACAGCAGCGGGAATGCAGGTTGCCTCCGTCATCGTATATGTTTTCGCGATCTTCTTCGTTATGTATTCCATTAGTGCATTTCTGAAATCACGGAACAAGGAATTCGGTATTCTAACCATTTTGGGCGCGGAGCCGGGACAGATTCGAAGACTGGTCATTCTGGAAAATATGTTTATCGGATTTCTTTCCATTATAGCCGGGATAGGCGGGGGCATGTTATTGTCCAAGCTGTTCCTGATGTTAACCACCCGATTTATCGGTATGGACGATCTGCCTTTTTATTTTCCTTTGAAGGCCATGTTGATTACGGTAATTGCTTTTTTCGTACTGTTCTTTTGTATTTCCCTGTTTACATTGGTTTTTATCGGAAATAAGCGAGCATTGGAGCTGCTAACGGGTTCGAGCAAACCCAAAAAAGAGCCAAAAGCATCATGGATATTCTCTATTCTCGGGCTTGCGTTTCTGGCTACGGGATTCATTTCACTTTACGGCAGTTTGTCGAGTGAGCGTATTCTGATCGCTGCTGTGACAGGCATTGCAGGTACGTATTTTTTCTACTCGCAGCTTTCCGTGCTGGCCATTCGTCTGTTAAAACGTAACCGCAAACGGGTGTGGCATGGTACACGCTTACTATGGATTTCCGAGATGAGTTACAAAATAAAAGATAACGCACGCATGCTGTTTATGGTGACAGTGGTTATTGCGATTGCTTCCATGAGTGCAGTGGTCATTTTGTCGCTGGATCAACAGAATCGACAAGTGTTTAAGGACAATCATTTTCCAATTCGTTATAACGTGTACAGTGCATCGGAAGAGCCCAACATGGCACCCGTCAATGAGGTTCTTGATGCTGCGGGTCTTCAATATCAGAATGTTTATCTGGAATATTTTTGGACAAGTACGGAGGATAGCGGCATCAGTGTGATGTCTCTAAGTGATTTCAACCAGTTTAACGTAATCCAAAACAAACCTACTTATACGCTCGCATCCCACACCGGCATATTCGTTGATTCACGCAATGTAGAGAAGCCGCTTCGTCAGGAAAGATTTCGTGCTTATGCCAAGGGGGATCAGTTAACGCTGGCTATGAATTCAGGGTCTGTTACACTCGATATTAAATATATTGAAAATGAACCGGAATTCAACGGGCTTCTGTATACATCAGCCCTGGTTATTGTAAGTGATGAAGAGTTTAAGGCTCTTGCCGGACAATTGGACAAAGATGCTATTTCCGGTAAATATCTTTATCATATCCCTTCATGGGGGGAGTCGGTGCCGGATCGGCAATCATCCGAAGTGATGGTAAGCGATCGGCTGGAGGGCATGGATGAGATCATTAGAAATAACTCTAACAATAAAGACTTTTCCGGCTTTTTCACAACACGATATGCTGACTTCGAAGAATTCAGACAGACGACAGCGCTCTTTACCTTTTTGGGCATTTTCATTGGATTGATCTTCTCGATCTCTTCAGCCAGTTTTCTGTACTTCAGACTGCACACGGATTTGGAGGCAGATGGGAAAATGGTGCATTCCTTGTCCAAAATGGGTCTCAGTTTTCAGGAGATGAAACGATCATCCACAATTCAGATTGCGGTTCTCTTTTTCTTCCCAATCCTGATCTCCATTGTTGAAACGCTCGTCGTTGTTAAGCCGTTTTTGACTGAATTCGGCATTACCAATTATACTGTTCCGGTATTAACCGTATTTGGTGCATTTCTGCTTGCACAGACCTTCTATTTCTTCGTCATTCGTTCAAGATATATATCTTCACTACGCAAAATGATGGTGTAA
- a CDS encoding DUF2249 domain-containing protein has translation MNTYAATINATEYPPHLKHKIIFETFDQLKPQEAMLLINDHDPKPLKFQFQSIHPDGFDWEYVEQGPTVFQVKISKL, from the coding sequence ATGAACACATATGCAGCTACGATTAATGCCACAGAGTATCCACCTCACTTAAAACATAAAATCATTTTTGAAACCTTTGACCAGCTAAAACCTCAGGAAGCGATGCTGCTCATCAATGATCACGATCCGAAACCTTTGAAATTCCAGTTTCAATCCATACATCCCGATGGATTTGACTGGGAATATGTTGAACAAGGTCCGACCGTTTTTCAGGTCAAGATTAGCAAATTATAG
- a CDS encoding SMI1/KNR4 family protein, producing MTPEANAKWNDLFDALNELLNEKIQDDEIRQLYEEYQHREGASEQSLNAIETEYGVRLPEDFRAFYKRKDGSGYAFHILYPGDAELEECNPFYLMSLKEIRETKQYFCEVDEKLDEYYSDEEISKLDPEIKPYLFHKAWIPFATMAGGSLYLMLDFDPTEKGTYGQVIMYVHDPDFVYYVSETFTDLLELSNRNLKIMDEIEY from the coding sequence ATGACACCTGAGGCCAATGCGAAATGGAATGATTTGTTTGATGCGTTGAATGAGCTCCTGAACGAAAAAATTCAAGATGATGAAATTCGGCAGTTATACGAGGAATACCAGCATCGGGAGGGTGCCTCTGAGCAAAGTCTAAATGCAATTGAAACGGAGTATGGCGTCCGGTTGCCGGAGGATTTTCGTGCCTTCTATAAGCGAAAGGATGGCAGTGGTTATGCATTTCATATCTTGTATCCGGGTGATGCGGAGTTAGAGGAATGTAATCCGTTTTATCTAATGTCATTGAAGGAAATTCGGGAAACTAAACAATACTTCTGTGAAGTAGATGAGAAATTGGACGAGTATTATTCTGACGAAGAGATCAGCAAACTGGACCCGGAGATTAAGCCCTATTTATTCCATAAAGCGTGGATTCCTTTTGCAACGATGGCAGGAGGCTCCCTATATTTGATGCTGGATTTTGATCCGACTGAGAAAGGTACCTACGGGCAAGTGATTATGTATGTGCATGATCCGGACTTTGTCTATTATGTATCTGAGACGTTTACAGATTTACTGGAACTGTCCAACCGTAATCTGAAGATTATGGATGAGATTGAGTATTGA
- a CDS encoding Crp/Fnr family transcriptional regulator → MSRENKDTAAEFLQQFPIFQDLSPEELKQVEDIAISRTIHKKSVIFTEGSEKEAVFFIRTGIVKAYKTDENGHEQIVSFLKMGDMFPHTGFFNSHPYPATAEAITPTELLAIPVRLFERLMLDKPSIAIKIMRVLGDKIRELQDKLQVLSGQDVRNRVLSFLLMLAEQHGQVHGNQIIINLPMTHQEFANSIGTTRETANRLLNQLTKEHLLEVDRNRIIIHDLQALKEQRDI, encoded by the coding sequence ATGAGCAGGGAAAACAAAGATACAGCCGCTGAGTTTCTACAGCAATTCCCCATCTTCCAGGACCTAAGTCCCGAGGAATTAAAACAGGTCGAAGATATCGCCATTTCCAGAACGATTCACAAAAAATCAGTCATTTTTACCGAAGGCAGTGAAAAAGAGGCTGTTTTTTTCATCCGTACCGGCATTGTCAAAGCATATAAAACCGATGAGAATGGACATGAACAGATTGTTTCTTTTCTGAAAATGGGAGACATGTTTCCGCATACCGGATTCTTCAACTCCCACCCGTATCCAGCAACGGCCGAAGCAATCACGCCAACTGAACTGCTTGCCATCCCTGTGCGACTATTTGAACGCTTAATGCTGGACAAACCATCCATTGCGATCAAAATCATGCGTGTACTTGGTGATAAAATACGTGAATTACAGGATAAATTACAAGTACTCTCCGGTCAGGACGTCCGTAACCGTGTACTTTCCTTCCTGTTGATGCTGGCAGAGCAGCACGGCCAAGTCCATGGTAACCAGATCATTATCAACTTGCCCATGACACATCAGGAATTCGCCAATTCCATTGGAACAACCCGGGAAACGGCCAATCGACTTCTAAATCAGCTAACAAAGGAACATCTGCTTGAGGTGGATCGAAATCGGATTATCATTCATGATTTGCAAGCATTGAAAGAACAAAGAGATATATAG
- a CDS encoding DUF2249 domain-containing protein, with translation MPPSDVNIIELDVRPHLKNKLEPFQLIMDTVKGLRPEDVFVLHAPFKPTPLLGILKLKGYSHSSERMSSDHWITTFVHKRNKTNANAASATNSSVSDPDGNALSCMGRPKESEDSSFAVEGDERLKEPTVMLDNRGLEPPQPMMRTLAALKRCKPGDEIVIHNDRVPVFLIEELISLGCPYTIEDQADGTAKVRIKKG, from the coding sequence ATGCCTCCATCTGATGTCAATATCATTGAATTGGATGTCCGTCCTCATCTTAAGAACAAGCTTGAGCCATTCCAGCTAATTATGGATACGGTGAAAGGGTTACGACCCGAGGATGTGTTTGTACTCCATGCTCCATTTAAGCCTACACCCCTGCTTGGTATTCTCAAACTGAAGGGTTACTCCCATTCTTCCGAACGAATGAGCTCGGATCATTGGATTACCACCTTTGTTCACAAAAGAAATAAAACAAATGCCAATGCAGCCTCTGCTACTAATTCATCTGTTTCAGACCCAGATGGGAACGCATTATCCTGCATGGGACGACCTAAAGAATCCGAGGACTCTTCTTTTGCCGTTGAAGGGGATGAAAGACTTAAAGAACCAACCGTCATGCTGGATAACCGAGGGCTGGAACCACCACAACCAATGATGCGAACGCTTGCCGCACTGAAGCGCTGTAAGCCTGGGGATGAGATTGTGATTCATAATGATCGGGTCCCAGTATTTTTGATTGAGGAACTCATCAGCCTGGGATGCCCCTATACGATTGAGGATCAAGCCGATGGCACGGCCAAAGTGAGAATTAAAAAAGGGTAA
- a CDS encoding SMI1/KNR4 family protein: MYIVTRALKPVTAKELNHFEEEHSISLPTSYRHWLEQYGEGTYTGWMNVQRPDQEVLKPFAEYDFWMHTEDTPVTQNQLQECISIGSSVDGDFLAIHPDVKGLLWLPRHDEHIVLWSCHEADFGETLDRIYCGYYHQDKPLTPAYFEPWNELRNHTFYHLVNVEREDFMKELADLCKTRFKWDAVMENEYTCKLFMFSMGGYLRFNYANGREIALFYEEMHGTEGTREHDLDQFLLEHHCTVINRGGVEE; encoded by the coding sequence ATGTATATTGTAACTCGTGCGTTGAAGCCTGTAACGGCTAAGGAACTGAATCATTTTGAAGAAGAGCATTCCATCTCGTTACCTACATCATATCGCCACTGGCTTGAGCAATACGGTGAAGGGACGTACACGGGCTGGATGAATGTGCAGCGACCGGATCAAGAGGTACTGAAACCTTTTGCTGAATATGATTTTTGGATGCATACGGAGGATACACCGGTTACTCAGAATCAGCTTCAGGAGTGTATCAGTATCGGCAGTTCGGTAGATGGTGATTTTCTGGCAATTCATCCAGATGTGAAGGGGCTTCTATGGCTTCCGCGTCATGATGAGCATATTGTGCTGTGGTCGTGCCATGAAGCTGACTTTGGAGAGACACTGGACCGGATCTATTGCGGGTATTACCATCAGGATAAACCGCTGACCCCTGCATACTTTGAACCATGGAATGAACTGCGGAACCATACGTTTTACCACTTGGTTAACGTCGAGCGTGAAGATTTCATGAAAGAACTGGCCGATTTGTGTAAGACCAGATTCAAGTGGGATGCAGTGATGGAAAATGAGTACACATGTAAGCTTTTTATGTTTTCTATGGGTGGTTATTTGCGTTTTAATTATGCGAACGGCAGGGAAATTGCTCTTTTCTATGAAGAGATGCACGGGACGGAAGGTACAAGGGAACACGATCTGGATCAATTTTTGCTGGAACATCACTGTACAGTTATTAATAGAGGTGGAGTGGAGGAATAA